The Sinorhizobium sp. B11 genomic interval TTTTGAATGAGCTGGTTGGCGGCGAGCGGCCGGCCGAATTGCTGGCGGTCCAGCGTATATTGCCGAGCCGTTGCATAGCAGGCTTCGGCCGCGCCCAGCGCACCCCAGGCAATGCCGAAGCGAGCGGAGTTGAGGCAGGTGAACGGTCCCTTGAGACCGCTGACATGGGGCAGCAGGTTCTCTTCCGGTACGAAGATATTGTCCATGACGACTTCGCCTGTGATCGAGGCGCGAAGTCCGACCTTGCCCTGAATCTTTGGAGCCGACAGGCCCTTCGAGCCTTTTTCCAGGATGAATCCGCGAATAAGTCCATCCTCGGTCTTTGCCCAGACGACAAAGACATCGGCAATCGGCGCGTTCGAGATCCAGGTCTTGGAGCCCGTCAGGCTATAACCGCCATCGACCTTCTTTGCCCGTGTCGCCATGGAGCCCGGATCAGAGCCGTGATTGGGCTCGGTCAGGCCAAAACAGCCGATCCATTCGCCGGTCGCAAGCTTCGGCAGATATTTCTTCTTCTGCTCTTCGGAACCAAAGGCGTCGATCGGCACCATGACAAGCGAGGACTGTACGCTCATCATCGAACGGTAACCGCTGTCGATCCGCTCTACTTCGCGGGCGATCAGGCCGTAGGCGACGTATCCGAGGCCAGCGCCGCCATATTCCTGATCGATCGTCGGGCCGAGAAGGCCGAGTTCACCCATCTCCCGGAATATTTCCGGATCGGTCTTTTCGTTGCGAAAGGCTTCGAGGACACGGGGGGCGAGCTTTTCCTGCGCGTAGGCATGGGCGGTGTCCTGCACCATGCGCTCCTCGTCGGTCAGCTGCTCCACGAGCCGAAACGGATCAGCCCAGTCGAAAACCTCGCGCGTATGCCGCATGTCCAGTCTCCTCACCTGTAATCACGCATGCCTGACTTAAGGTCGCATAGACCTGCCTGTTTGCGGCGTCAACAAGGCGACCATCCCGACAAAGATCAGGGCACATCTTTTCAAATGCCGGCTGGTGCGCCAGTTTGCGCGCAATGGATTCGGATGTGAGGAGCAGACATGTCATCGAGCGATCTCTTCGTATCGGCGGAAGGTGCCGAATGGGTAAACCCCGAACCGGGCGTGACTCGCCGTATCATGGCCTATCTGCCCGAGATGATGATGGTGGAGGTCGCTTTCGAGGCAGGCGCCGTGGGTGCGGCTCATTTCCACCCGCATATCCAGGCAAGCTATGTCGCCGAAGGTAGCTTCGAGGTGACGATCGATGGTCGCACCGAAGTCTTGAAACAGGGCGGCAGCTTCATTGTGCCACCCAATCTGGTCCATGGTGTCAAGGCATTGGAAAAGGGGCGCCTCATCGACACCTTTACTCCGCATCGCGCCGAATTCCTGAAGTAGTCACATTTCTGCCTTTGCCTTTCGAGCTGCGGCGGAGCCAATGTAGGGCGGTATGAAACAGGCGTCTTCGCTGCGCACGGCTTCGCGCAGGAAGTCGATGACGGCGCGCACGCGCGGCGCCTGCTTCAGATCCCGATGGCAGGTGATCCAGTAATGCCGCTTGAGATCGATCTCGTCAGGCAGCACGCGCACCAGTTCGGGATAACGGCAGGCAAAGAAATAGGGCAGGATGCCGAGGCCTAGACCGTTTCTCGTGGCCGTCAACTGCGCGAAGATGCTGGAACTCTGGAATTGCGGCTTGATGCGCGGATGCACGTCGCCGAGATAATCGAGCCCCGGTGCGAAGATCATTTCCTCGATATAGCTGATGAAGGGATGGTTCAGCAGGTCGTCACGCGTGTTGATGGGTGCTGCGCGGGCGAGATAGTCGCGCGAGGCGTAGACCTGCAGATGATAGTCCGTCAGCCTTTCCGCAAAGTAGGGGCCACCTTTGGGCTCGTCGAGGACGACCGAGATATCCGCCTCCTTACGGGAAAGCGACATGATCTGCTGGATGGTGACGAGTTCCAGTGCCAGATGCGGATGGCGGGCGGCAAATTGCGGCAGGACGGTCGCAAAGAAGAAATTCGCAAAACCTTCCGGTGCGCTGAGGCGCACGAGGCCGCGCTGGCTGAGCGAGCCATCGGCGAGATCGGCGCGCAGCCGTTCCGTTTCCTGTTCCATCTTCTCGGCGGTTTCTACAAAACGTGTGCCCATGGCAGTCAGCACGTAACCGCGCGGATTGCGCTCGAAGAGCTTGACCTTCAATGCGAATTCCAGCCGATCGATGCGTCGTGAGACGGTCGCATGGCTTGAGCGCAACTGCCGGGCCGCCGTCGAAAGCTGGCCGGTGCGGGCGACGGCTAGAAAAAACTGCAGATCGTCCCAAGTAAACTGCGAAGCATGGCTCATCGGCGTCGCCCATCCGTCTACGTCTTTGGTCTAATGCCGCCCGGCAACGAGAGCGCTGCGACTGTTGGCGGAGCACCATTATGACAGTATCTGTTCAAAAACGAACAGATACTGTTTGGAATTAGATGTAAACCGCCAGTTGCCTCGTGGAGGAAATTCCGTGATCGTAAGGGTGGAGCGGCCGCTTTGAGGAGAGCGGGTCGCCAAATTTGAACAGATTCGCGATCTGGCCAATCTCTGGGAGGAGAGAATATGCGAAAGAATTTCATTGCGTCCGTTGCATTTTTGCTTGCAAGCAGCACTGCCGTGTTTGCCCAGAGCGCAGCTATTTCCGATGGTAAGGTCAAGATCGGCATCCTGAACGACCAGTCGGGCGTTTATGCCGACTTTGGCGGCAAATCCTCTGTCGAGGCCGCGAAGATGGCCGTCGAGGACTTTGGCGGCAAGGTACTCGACATGCCGGTCGAGATCGTTGATGCCGACCACCAGAACAAGCCTGATATCGCCTCCAACATTGCCCGCCAGTGGTATGACACCGAACAGGTCGATGCCATCATGGAACTGACGACCTCTTCGGTTGCGCTCGCAGTCCAGGCGGTCGCCAAGGAAAAGAAGAAGATCGATATCGTTACGGGTGCTGCGACGACTGATCTCACCGGCAAGGCCTGCTCGCCTTATGGCTTCCACTGGGCCTATGACACCCATGCACTTGCCGTCGGTACCGGCGGGGCACTGGTCAAGCAGGGCGGCGACAGCTGGTTCTTCCTGACGGCGGATTACGCTTTCGGCTACTCGCTGGAACAGCAGACCACCGACTACGTAAAGGCAAGCGGCGGCACGGTCGTCGGTTCGGTACGCCATCCCTTGTCGACACAGGATTTCTCGTCCTTCCTGCTGCAGGCACAATCATCGGGCGCCAAGGTTATCGGCCTGGCCAATGCCGGCCTCGATACGTCGAATGCCATCAAGCAGGCGGCAGAGTTCGGTATCACCCAAGGTGGCCAGCATCTGGCGGCATTGCTCTTCACGCTCGCCGAAGTTCACGGCCTTGGCCTCGAAGCAGCTCAGGGCCTGACGTTGACGGAAGGCTATTACTGGAACCGCGACGACGACAGCCGCGCATTCGCCAAGAAATTCTTTGCCCGCACCGGCAAGATGCCGAACATGATCCACACCGGCACCTATTCGGCGGTTCTGCAATATCTGAAGGCGATCCAGAAGGCCGGAACGGATGAGACGGAGGCCGTCGCCAAGCAGTTGCACGAAATGCCTGTCGACGACGTCTTCGGCCGTGGCGGCACGGTTGGCCCGAACGGCCGCATGATCCATGACATGTACCTGCTGCAGGTCAAGAAGCCCGCGGAAAGCAAGGAACCGTGGGATTACTTCAACGTTCTCGCCACCATCCCGGGCAAGGAAGCCTATATCGATCCCGCCAAGAGCGGCTGCGATCTGGTGAAGTGAACGATGGCGGTTTCCGCGATTGAAACTGGAGCCAAGCCGCGGGTGGTACTCTCCGCCCGCGGCCTGCGACGCGATTTCGGCGGCTTCACGGCCGTCAAGAATGTCGATCTCGATGTGCATGATGCGAGCGTCCATGCACTGATCGGGCCGAACGGTGCCGGCAAGACGACGGTGTTCAACCTGCTCACCAAGTTCCTGCAGCCGACATCAGGCGCCATCACGCTGATGGGGACCGACATCACCAGGACGCCTCCGGACCGCGTGGCGCGCATGGGCCTCGTCCGTTCGTTCCAGATCTCTGCCGTCTTCCCGCATCTTTCCGTGCTCGATAATGTCCGGGTCGCCCTGCAGCGGCCGAATAATCTTTCCACACAGTTCTGGCGACCGCTTTCGGCGCTCGACAGTCTCAATGATCGGGCCGAGCAATTGCTCGCCAGTGTCGGGCTTTCCAAGGAGCGTGATCATATCGCCGCCGACCTCTCCTATGGGCGCAAGCGTGTGCTGGAGATTGCGACCACTCTCGCGCTCGATCCGAAAGTGCTGCTTCTCGATGAGCCGATGGCCGGTATGGGGCAGGAGGATGTCAGCGTCGTCTCCGCCATCATTCGCGATGTCGCCCGCGACCGCGCGGTTCTGATGGTCGAGCACAATCTGTCCGTCGTTGCCAATATCTGCCAGCATGTCACCGTGTTGCAGCGCGGCGAGATCCTCGCCGAGGGCGACTACGCAACAGTCAGTCAGGATGAGCGCGTGCGCCAGGCCTATATGGGCACGGAGGAGCATCACTGATGGCGCCGCTTCTGGAAGTTCAGGGGCTGAACGCCTGGTATGGCGAAAGCCATATCCTTCACGGCATCGATATGATGGTCGGCGAGGGCGAGATGATTACCATTCTCGGCCGCAACGGCGTCGGCAAGACGACGACTTTGCGCACCATCACCGGTATTGTGCGCTCCCGGAAGGGAAAGATCAGCTTTGCTGGTACGGATATG includes:
- a CDS encoding acyl-CoA dehydrogenase translates to MRHTREVFDWADPFRLVEQLTDEERMVQDTAHAYAQEKLAPRVLEAFRNEKTDPEIFREMGELGLLGPTIDQEYGGAGLGYVAYGLIAREVERIDSGYRSMMSVQSSLVMVPIDAFGSEEQKKKYLPKLATGEWIGCFGLTEPNHGSDPGSMATRAKKVDGGYSLTGSKTWISNAPIADVFVVWAKTEDGLIRGFILEKGSKGLSAPKIQGKVGLRASITGEVVMDNIFVPEENLLPHVSGLKGPFTCLNSARFGIAWGALGAAEACYATARQYTLDRQQFGRPLAANQLIQKKLADMATEISLGLQGCLRLGRMKEEGHPPVELTSILKRNSCGKALEIARAARDMLGGNGISDEFGVARHLVNLEVVNTYEGTHDIHALILGRAITGIAAFSN
- a CDS encoding cupin domain-containing protein; the encoded protein is MSSSDLFVSAEGAEWVNPEPGVTRRIMAYLPEMMMVEVAFEAGAVGAAHFHPHIQASYVAEGSFEVTIDGRTEVLKQGGSFIVPPNLVHGVKALEKGRLIDTFTPHRAEFLK
- a CDS encoding LysR family transcriptional regulator; translated protein: MSHASQFTWDDLQFFLAVARTGQLSTAARQLRSSHATVSRRIDRLEFALKVKLFERNPRGYVLTAMGTRFVETAEKMEQETERLRADLADGSLSQRGLVRLSAPEGFANFFFATVLPQFAARHPHLALELVTIQQIMSLSRKEADISVVLDEPKGGPYFAERLTDYHLQVYASRDYLARAAPINTRDDLLNHPFISYIEEMIFAPGLDYLGDVHPRIKPQFQSSSIFAQLTATRNGLGLGILPYFFACRYPELVRVLPDEIDLKRHYWITCHRDLKQAPRVRAVIDFLREAVRSEDACFIPPYIGSAAARKAKAEM
- a CDS encoding ABC transporter substrate-binding protein is translated as MRKNFIASVAFLLASSTAVFAQSAAISDGKVKIGILNDQSGVYADFGGKSSVEAAKMAVEDFGGKVLDMPVEIVDADHQNKPDIASNIARQWYDTEQVDAIMELTTSSVALAVQAVAKEKKKIDIVTGAATTDLTGKACSPYGFHWAYDTHALAVGTGGALVKQGGDSWFFLTADYAFGYSLEQQTTDYVKASGGTVVGSVRHPLSTQDFSSFLLQAQSSGAKVIGLANAGLDTSNAIKQAAEFGITQGGQHLAALLFTLAEVHGLGLEAAQGLTLTEGYYWNRDDDSRAFAKKFFARTGKMPNMIHTGTYSAVLQYLKAIQKAGTDETEAVAKQLHEMPVDDVFGRGGTVGPNGRMIHDMYLLQVKKPAESKEPWDYFNVLATIPGKEAYIDPAKSGCDLVK
- a CDS encoding ABC transporter ATP-binding protein, whose amino-acid sequence is MAVSAIETGAKPRVVLSARGLRRDFGGFTAVKNVDLDVHDASVHALIGPNGAGKTTVFNLLTKFLQPTSGAITLMGTDITRTPPDRVARMGLVRSFQISAVFPHLSVLDNVRVALQRPNNLSTQFWRPLSALDSLNDRAEQLLASVGLSKERDHIAADLSYGRKRVLEIATTLALDPKVLLLDEPMAGMGQEDVSVVSAIIRDVARDRAVLMVEHNLSVVANICQHVTVLQRGEILAEGDYATVSQDERVRQAYMGTEEHH